From a region of the Agromyces ramosus genome:
- a CDS encoding NUDIX hydrolase codes for MDIRIGAYGVIIREGEILLSHWNEYGRSGWTLPGGGIEGAEHPAVAARREIFEETGYEASVDRLLGIDTMVVPAAKRHTGASPLYAMRVIYRASVVGGELRNEVGGSSDEARWVPLSEVSGLKRVSLLDIALRMNDAEPADGVPPAAP; via the coding sequence ATGGATATCCGCATCGGCGCGTACGGGGTGATCATCCGCGAGGGTGAGATCCTGCTGTCCCATTGGAACGAGTACGGGCGCTCCGGCTGGACCCTGCCGGGTGGTGGTATCGAGGGTGCCGAGCACCCGGCGGTCGCCGCGCGACGTGAGATCTTCGAGGAGACCGGATACGAGGCATCCGTCGACCGCCTGCTCGGCATCGACACGATGGTGGTGCCGGCGGCGAAACGGCATACCGGCGCGTCACCGCTCTACGCGATGCGGGTCATCTATCGCGCGAGCGTCGTCGGCGGCGAGCTGCGCAATGAGGTCGGCGGTTCGAGCGACGAGGCGAGGTGGGTGCCGCTCTCAGAGGTGTCGGGGCTCAAGCGAGTGAGCCTGCTCGACATCGCGTTGCGAATGAATGACGCTGAGCCTGCCGACGGCGTGCCCCCCGCGGCGCCCTGA
- a CDS encoding DUF3566 domain-containing protein, translating to MSSVAEKLARKSNRKPPAKQVRLRLVYIDFWSAVKLSFLVAVCLSVITIVATFLIWTVLNSTDIFNQLNSLVRDIAGTGGDLSAILSLGNVMGFAVVSALLNLVVTTALGAIIAVLYNLSVKITGGILVGFTNN from the coding sequence ATGAGTAGCGTTGCCGAGAAGCTGGCCCGCAAGTCGAACCGGAAGCCGCCTGCCAAGCAGGTGCGTCTGCGGCTCGTCTACATCGACTTCTGGTCGGCGGTGAAGCTGTCGTTCCTCGTGGCCGTGTGCCTCTCCGTCATCACCATCGTCGCGACGTTCCTGATCTGGACGGTGCTGAATTCCACCGACATCTTCAACCAGCTCAACTCGCTCGTGCGCGACATCGCCGGCACCGGCGGAGACCTCTCCGCGATCCTCTCGCTCGGCAACGTCATGGGCTTCGCGGTCGTATCCGCGCTCCTCAACCTCGTCGTGACGACCGCACTCGGCGCCATCATCGCGGTGCTCTACAACCTCAGCGTGAAGATCACCGGTGGCATCCTCGTCGGCTTCACCAACAACTGA